The following are from one region of the Ignavibacteriales bacterium genome:
- the hpnE gene encoding hydroxysqualene dehydroxylase HpnE, producing the protein MHTYDTIIFGGGISGLSAAVELSALGRRILLLEQRGYCGGRTHSFLDAATGSSVDNGQHLMMGCYHATRRFLRLIGTEHLALLQPALHIDFLRPSQKYNHLDCHRFPAPFNLLVGLLGFTAIPFKDRLKMLLVAKELKHTSPEKELELDHLTVEAWLTKLRQSDISRKFLWDVITIGSLNNYPKNVSALMLFRVLRAAFLGNTENASLLIPRVGLSELFVDPAVQFIKAHGGEVRTGMGVERIIVEGTHVRSVRTSEGKDFHAESFISAIPWYSFEEILSASRKDSKFESDQKVFIADNRVRENFKSSPIISIHLWLDREVTDLDFASLLETRIQWFFNKSTLLNEKKEVSAACQYLSLVISGAEEFVKLNKKQLAEIAMEDLQRVLPHAQNAKVIHSLVIKEKRATFLPSPGLEALRPNARTKCENLFLAGDWTATGYPATIEGAVMSGRRAAELIG; encoded by the coding sequence ATGCATACATATGATACTATAATTTTCGGCGGTGGGATAAGCGGATTAAGCGCGGCAGTGGAATTATCGGCCCTCGGCCGTAGAATCTTATTATTGGAACAACGCGGGTACTGCGGCGGACGGACGCATTCTTTTCTCGATGCCGCAACAGGCAGCTCAGTGGATAACGGTCAGCATCTGATGATGGGATGCTACCACGCAACACGCCGATTTTTGCGATTGATTGGCACTGAGCATCTTGCATTGCTCCAGCCGGCGCTTCATATTGATTTTTTGCGTCCATCTCAAAAATACAATCATCTTGATTGTCACCGGTTTCCTGCACCTTTCAACCTACTTGTTGGCTTGCTTGGATTCACCGCAATTCCATTCAAAGACCGCTTAAAAATGCTTCTGGTTGCAAAGGAATTGAAGCACACGTCGCCTGAAAAAGAGCTGGAATTGGATCATCTTACCGTAGAAGCATGGCTCACTAAGCTGAGGCAGTCTGACATCAGTAGAAAGTTTTTATGGGATGTTATTACGATTGGTTCGCTGAATAATTATCCAAAGAATGTTTCGGCGCTGATGTTGTTCCGCGTTCTGCGAGCGGCATTTCTTGGAAATACTGAAAATGCCAGTCTGTTGATTCCGCGTGTAGGTCTGAGTGAGTTATTTGTGGATCCGGCGGTGCAATTTATCAAAGCTCACGGTGGTGAAGTGCGCACCGGTATGGGTGTAGAGCGTATAATAGTGGAGGGAACACATGTTCGATCAGTACGAACCTCAGAAGGGAAGGATTTTCATGCGGAGTCATTCATCAGTGCAATTCCGTGGTATTCGTTCGAAGAAATTCTATCGGCAAGTCGTAAAGATTCGAAATTCGAAAGTGATCAAAAAGTTTTCATTGCAGACAACCGCGTAAGAGAAAACTTTAAATCTTCACCTATCATCTCCATTCATCTTTGGCTTGACCGGGAAGTTACCGACCTCGACTTCGCCTCATTACTGGAAACTCGCATCCAATGGTTCTTCAATAAGAGTACGTTGTTGAATGAAAAGAAAGAAGTATCAGCTGCCTGTCAGTATCTTTCGCTCGTTATCAGCGGTGCGGAGGAATTTGTTAAATTGAATAAAAAGCAATTAGCAGAAATTGCGATGGAAGATTTACAGCGAGTCCTACCGCACGCACAGAACGCAAAAGTAATTCACTCATTGGTGATAAAAGAGAAGCGAGCCACGTTTTTACCTTCACCAGGTCTTGAAGCGCTTCGTCCAAACGCACGAACAAAATGTGAAAATCTCTTTCTCGCCGGTGATTGGACTGCAACCGGGTATCCTGCCACGATCGAAGGAGCTGTCATGAGCGGAAGAAGAGCAGCGGAGTTGATTGGGTGA
- a CDS encoding hemolysin family protein, giving the protein MEFWQYVIDVFIILFFVFLNGFFVAAEFAIVKVRLTQIEPLAIKGNWHAKIARDILLHSTAYLSATQLGITMTSLVLGWIGEPLAANMLRPTFHWIGVTQSEIVHGVSFAVAFALITAVHIVVGEQAPKVLAIQKSRETILLVSSPMRIFFFLFKPIITLLNSSSNGLLRFVGIKVSTDSELAHTEEELRLILAQDKHVSATTRNIALNAMDFHQKQARHSMIPRREIVALSVQIPVKETIAIMRANKFSRFPVFKDTIDNIIGIVYTKDIFKHDKHLQPDFTLNSVLRDATFLPETATLERVLTTSLQKKTHMIILADEYGGTAGLITLENVLEELVGNIQDEFDRETPDVVKIGENEFMVAGYITTNDIERLFSIELSPLDIRSIGGFVIEQLGHIPAAGECLRLNGLEFTTEKVVDNAVESVRIKKTPISNEEEPGQ; this is encoded by the coding sequence ATGGAATTCTGGCAATACGTCATTGATGTGTTCATAATTCTTTTCTTTGTCTTCCTTAACGGATTTTTTGTTGCTGCAGAGTTTGCCATTGTCAAAGTGCGACTCACACAAATTGAGCCGTTAGCGATCAAAGGAAACTGGCATGCCAAGATCGCCCGCGATATACTTCTCCACTCGACAGCGTATCTTTCAGCAACACAATTAGGAATTACCATGACGTCCTTGGTCCTTGGATGGATCGGCGAACCGCTTGCCGCAAACATGCTGCGTCCAACATTTCACTGGATTGGAGTTACACAATCGGAAATTGTTCATGGTGTCTCGTTCGCTGTTGCATTTGCGTTAATAACAGCAGTCCATATTGTCGTCGGTGAACAAGCACCGAAAGTACTTGCCATTCAAAAATCCCGCGAGACCATTCTTCTCGTTTCTTCACCAATGCGTATTTTTTTCTTCTTATTCAAACCGATTATCACTTTACTGAACTCTTCCTCCAATGGCTTGCTTCGGTTCGTCGGAATTAAAGTATCCACAGATTCTGAATTAGCTCATACGGAAGAGGAACTACGCTTGATTCTTGCCCAAGACAAGCACGTCTCCGCCACGACGCGCAATATCGCACTGAATGCCATGGACTTTCACCAGAAACAAGCACGGCATTCGATGATTCCCCGAAGAGAGATTGTCGCTTTGTCCGTTCAGATACCGGTCAAGGAGACCATAGCTATTATGCGTGCGAACAAGTTTTCCCGTTTCCCTGTTTTCAAAGATACCATTGACAATATTATCGGCATCGTTTATACAAAAGATATATTCAAACATGACAAGCATCTGCAGCCAGATTTTACGCTGAATTCTGTTCTTCGGGACGCTACGTTTTTACCGGAAACAGCCACGCTCGAAAGAGTGTTGACTACAAGTCTTCAGAAAAAAACGCACATGATCATTCTTGCAGATGAATATGGAGGCACAGCAGGTCTCATCACGCTCGAAAATGTGCTGGAAGAACTCGTTGGCAACATTCAAGATGAGTTCGACCGAGAAACACCTGACGTCGTAAAAATTGGTGAGAATGAATTTATGGTCGCTGGTTATATCACCACAAATGATATTGAGCGACTCTTTTCAATTGAACTGTCGCCTCTCGACATCCGTTCCATTGGGGGATTTGTGATTGAACAACTTGGGCATATTCCCGCCGCTGGCGAATGTTTGCGATTGAATGGCCTTGAGTTCACAACAGAAAAGGTTGTCGATAACGCCGTCGAATCAGTCCGGATAAAAAAAACACCAATATCGAATGAAGAAGAACCAGGACAGTAA
- a CDS encoding AAA domain-containing protein yields MKELFIQLAEALQKELEQLKATRREIRLFSGERIGAFAGYTYYRFEIPEDILLRTTERATFTFGQQQPISVIGNVISMENQFFIVALPQDFGASLPETNCSWNYEDEHKPIIDLLQKLDVRSLIPHLLFEPTDKRNSHIVSFETNGVATTSHEQLETVKKILQNRVTMVWGPILSGKTHVLALTALSYLKAGRKVLFVAPSNDNVDSMLLKTVSFGDQLGIKMAKFAARVDLPSPGVFDTIAPYSFEHQVETAKAEKRKVFQERVALLNAYWQIKIKQILHEDFYHRVQEKRDRLAELRKQIDQASNEITELNQVIVELENSSLLERMKKGFSKNDVELAHEQLTREQQNYKRLLSIQQTISNEITTIELDAPITPREQMEFREIGKRIDDLGGLEKVTKAVEDFISVDEQALLRSKLFIATGISAALIDPAIRNQQFDLVIVDEAQRVNLPTLAALSTLAKDKFVIAGDPFQVEPESVSSDEQNEHWLQRDIFLYVAKTTELHRLFDWSERNPSWSIFMKSLNATTPKLSLFMASVLFDEKITVHASPKANGKIYFIDTSKVRSRCKQYAGKKKILPYNELHTKQVIECVKHALMESDRGALDVGVILPFTGPTLYTKLQLRVQGIKNVEVGTPQSFCNRRKNAVIFDTTMAGVDYTMRSIDDKKIGEHKIARLFNTVFSCVGEDLYVIADMSHFRSLYHDRLFTRLLMLLQAQADEQQLSCSGAVKKFDDLNQMQREELYKLYRNKPQTVVPAESMNAPKEKVDHELEIYMKMMSRQWETKAAANTGHDKDQEVFTAVQRVLGWRTDVNLVSQFVGGDLIFRNSFATEQALRKLPLDLCENEKHFRGVMEKWNMLIYEMSGGQNTDLSFFASKGPEARVRQDIRNLRAYYSSDVEAVIEEGKKKIAVEVSRVFQELLGKNRPDNPADWSTAYLNFLTRLEAYLSWVSEQVRR; encoded by the coding sequence GTGAAAGAATTATTTATACAACTGGCCGAAGCACTTCAGAAAGAACTTGAGCAGCTCAAAGCTACTCGCCGGGAGATACGACTGTTCAGCGGCGAACGCATCGGTGCATTTGCCGGATACACGTACTATCGTTTTGAAATTCCTGAGGACATTCTTCTCCGCACCACAGAACGTGCCACATTCACGTTTGGGCAGCAACAACCCATCAGCGTCATCGGCAATGTTATTTCCATGGAAAATCAATTTTTCATTGTAGCGTTGCCGCAAGATTTTGGTGCTTCTCTTCCGGAAACAAACTGTTCCTGGAATTATGAAGACGAACACAAACCAATTATTGATTTACTCCAAAAGCTTGATGTGAGATCTCTTATTCCGCATCTCCTCTTTGAACCGACAGATAAAAGAAACAGTCACATCGTGAGTTTTGAAACAAATGGTGTCGCGACAACATCTCATGAACAACTCGAGACTGTGAAAAAAATTTTACAGAACAGAGTCACGATGGTGTGGGGTCCTATTCTTTCCGGCAAGACACACGTATTAGCGCTCACTGCGCTCAGCTATTTAAAAGCCGGCCGAAAAGTACTGTTTGTTGCGCCATCGAATGATAATGTCGATTCAATGCTTTTAAAAACCGTAAGTTTTGGTGATCAACTTGGCATCAAGATGGCAAAATTTGCTGCGCGTGTCGATCTCCCGTCACCTGGTGTCTTCGATACCATTGCACCGTACTCGTTTGAGCACCAAGTGGAAACTGCAAAAGCTGAAAAGCGTAAGGTGTTTCAAGAACGAGTTGCATTGTTGAACGCGTACTGGCAAATTAAAATTAAGCAAATTCTTCATGAAGACTTCTATCATAGGGTACAGGAGAAACGCGACCGACTGGCAGAGCTTCGCAAACAAATCGATCAAGCATCGAATGAAATTACTGAACTTAATCAAGTCATCGTTGAATTAGAAAACTCATCGCTCCTTGAGCGTATGAAGAAGGGATTTTCCAAGAATGATGTTGAGCTTGCACACGAACAACTAACGCGCGAGCAGCAGAACTACAAGCGATTGCTCTCCATTCAGCAAACGATCTCGAATGAAATCACAACTATTGAACTTGATGCACCAATCACGCCGCGGGAGCAAATGGAATTTAGAGAAATCGGCAAGAGAATTGATGATTTAGGCGGCTTGGAAAAAGTAACAAAAGCAGTGGAAGATTTTATTTCTGTGGACGAACAAGCATTGCTTCGTTCAAAGCTCTTTATTGCCACCGGTATTTCTGCAGCATTAATAGATCCTGCCATACGGAATCAGCAGTTCGATCTCGTGATTGTGGATGAAGCTCAACGCGTCAACCTGCCAACGCTTGCCGCATTATCAACGCTGGCGAAAGATAAATTTGTTATTGCAGGCGATCCGTTTCAGGTAGAACCCGAATCTGTTTCTTCAGATGAGCAAAACGAACATTGGCTTCAGAGGGATATTTTTCTGTACGTAGCAAAGACAACTGAACTGCATCGGCTCTTCGATTGGTCCGAACGGAATCCAAGCTGGTCTATTTTCATGAAATCGCTTAATGCTACAACTCCAAAATTATCGTTGTTTATGGCGTCGGTTTTATTTGATGAAAAGATCACTGTCCATGCCTCGCCAAAAGCAAATGGTAAAATTTATTTTATTGATACAAGCAAGGTCCGATCTCGATGTAAGCAATATGCCGGTAAGAAAAAAATCCTGCCCTATAATGAACTCCACACAAAGCAAGTTATCGAATGTGTGAAGCATGCGCTCATGGAATCCGATCGAGGTGCATTGGACGTGGGAGTCATTCTTCCGTTTACCGGTCCAACACTTTACACGAAGCTGCAATTACGGGTTCAGGGGATTAAAAATGTTGAAGTCGGCACGCCACAAAGTTTTTGCAACCGGCGTAAAAACGCAGTTATTTTTGACACAACGATGGCAGGTGTGGATTACACCATGCGCTCCATCGATGATAAAAAGATCGGTGAACACAAAATTGCACGTCTCTTCAACACGGTTTTTTCCTGCGTCGGCGAAGACTTGTATGTCATTGCAGATATGTCGCACTTCAGATCTTTGTATCATGATCGACTCTTCACACGGTTGTTGATGCTGCTTCAGGCGCAAGCAGATGAACAGCAATTATCCTGTAGTGGCGCTGTAAAAAAATTCGATGATCTCAATCAAATGCAGCGCGAAGAACTTTATAAGCTGTACCGCAATAAGCCACAAACAGTTGTTCCAGCGGAATCGATGAACGCGCCAAAAGAGAAGGTGGATCACGAACTCGAAATCTACATGAAAATGATGTCGAGACAATGGGAAACGAAAGCGGCCGCCAACACCGGACACGACAAGGATCAAGAGGTTTTCACTGCAGTACAGCGTGTGCTCGGCTGGCGCACCGATGTAAATCTTGTGTCGCAATTCGTAGGAGGCGATCTGATCTTCCGCAATTCCTTTGCAACGGAACAGGCATTGCGTAAACTGCCTTTGGATCTATGCGAAAATGAAAAGCATTTCCGTGGTGTGATGGAAAAATGGAACATGCTTATCTACGAAATGTCCGGCGGACAGAATACAGATTTATCCTTCTTTGCAAGCAAGGGTCCAGAAGCTCGCGTTCGCCAAGATATCCGAAATCTGCGCGCGTATTATTCTTCCGATGTCGAAGCCGTCATTGAAGAGGGTAAAAAGAAAATTGCCGTTGAAGTATCGCGCGTATTTCAAGAGTTGCTCGGTAAAAACAGACCCGACAATCCAGCCGATTGGTCAACTGCGTATCTCAACTTCCTTACACGCTTAGAAGCATACCTGAGCTGGGTTTCGGAACAGGTGCGCCGGTAA